A genomic region of Rhipicephalus sanguineus isolate Rsan-2018 chromosome 3, BIME_Rsan_1.4, whole genome shotgun sequence contains the following coding sequences:
- the LOC125757852 gene encoding uncharacterized protein LOC125757852 produces the protein MDSSPRAATAVDAGRGIASPLVPKDYRIILPSLPSGEAMKRAVALHCDVSGRPYRIDDFRKPLKDLAVIQPVSDIGAYQMSHVWLLNMKADEAKKTLTEAGVLKVKNRVCLVIDPTRQEVKMKLHWLAFDVTREAIRRAFYEYGDVKEVSDDRWRVEDFEGVESTTRMIRLQLREGVSVDQLPHQMRIGSSMALVVVPGRAPLCLRCRSTGHMRRDCKVPRYSDCHSFGHERDECTRSYARAAGRQSETQQSELIMDEEESEQASVPATAQKLTSSDDAAVLNNSKELSTTSDMNAQQRKETAVATEGTSTVNKQTRPVPAADAAPLEANRLEISASQLKPTVTSLKSASHHPLRIETEETQSLLGDLNTSSMDLEVASSKRRHDSDDGAQEDEAQVKSEVQWKVVSGGKKRNAARQRSSSLKRDDGRAN, from the coding sequence ATGGATAGCTCGCCCCGAGCAGCGACAGCGGTCGACGCCGGCCGCGGTATAGCGTCTCCTCTCGTTCCAAAAGACTACAGGATTATTCTGCCTTCATTGCCATCAGGAGAAGCGATGAAACGAGCAGTTGCACTACACTGCGACGTCAGTGGTCGACCATATCGCATCGACGACTTCAGGAAACCCCTCAAAGACTTGGCTGTGATACAGCCAGTGAGTGACATCGGGGCATATCAGATGTCGCACGTGTGGTTATTGAACATGAAGGCCGACGAAGCGAAGAAAACGCTAACAGAAGCAGGCGTCCTGAAAGTTAAAAACCGGGTGTGCCTAGTCATCGACCCGACACGTCAAGAAGTTAAGATGAAGCTACACTGGCTGGCGTTTGATGTTACAAGGGAAGCTATCCGGCGTGCCTTCTATGAGTACGGCGACGTCAAGGAGGTGAGCGATGACCGGTGGAGGGTTGAGGATTTTGAAGGAGTAGAATCAACAACCCGTATGATACGCTTGCAGCTTCGAGAAGGTGTTTCTGTGGATCAACTGCCGCATCAAATGCGTATTGGAAGCAGTATGGCACTTGTCGTAGTGCCAGGGAGAGCGCCTTTGTGCTTGCGTTGCCGAAGTACGGGGCACATGCGACGCGATTGCAAAGTTCCAAGGTACAGCGACTGTCACTCTTTCGGACATGAGCGAGATGAGTGCACCCGCTCGTACGCTCGAGCTGCCGGGCGACAATCTGAGACTCAGCAGAGTGAACTGATCATGGATGAAGAAGAATCGGAACAAGCATCGGTGCCTGCAACAGCACAGAAGCTAACGTCATCGGATGACGCGGCGGTGTTGAACAACAGTAAGGAGCTTTCTACAACCTCTGACATGAACGcccagcaaaggaaagaaaccgCAGTAGCTACGGAGGGTACTTCAACAGTGAACAAACAGACGCGCCCCGTGCCTGCAGCAGACGCCGCGCCGCTGGAAGCAAACCGCCTGGAAATCTCGGCGTCGCAGCTCAAGCCTACTGTGACATCATTGAAATCGGCTTCACATCATCCTTTACGGATAGAAACTGAGGAAACGCAAAGTTTGCTTGGTGATCTGAATACTTCGAGCATGGATTTAGAGGTAGCGTCTTCAAAACGCCGGCACGATTCAGATGATGGTGCTCAAGAGGATGAAGCACAAGTGAAGTCTGAAGTGCAGTGGAAGGTGGTCAGTGGAGGAAAGAAACGAAACGCTGCCCGACAACGGTCGTCGTCGCTCAAACGCGACGATGGCCGCGCAAACTAG